A genomic window from Glycine soja cultivar W05 chromosome 10, ASM419377v2, whole genome shotgun sequence includes:
- the LOC114371971 gene encoding GEM-like protein 4, with translation MKGSFLHDLANGISVASTYHVGKSSKRYLLPDSCGKYSKSITKSKQNRAPFHHKSGFLQRFREHVRLGPKITDTVKGKLSMGARILQVGGVEKVFMQLFSVREGEKLLKASQCYLSTTSGPIAGLLFISTHKVAFCSDRSIKISSPNGEDVRVHYKVSIPLTKIKSVNKSQNVEKPSQKYIEIVTVDDFDFWFMGFFNYQKALRCLQQAVPQA, from the exons ATGAAGGGCTCATTTCTTCATGACCTAGCTAATGGAATTTCTGTCGCCTCAACATACCATGTTGGGAAGTCGTCAAAGAGATATCTTTTGCCTGATTCGTGTGGCAAATACAGCAAGTCCATCACTAAATCAAAGCAAAATAGAGCACCCTTTCATCACAAATCTGGATTCTTACAAAGATTCCGAGAGCAtg TGAGGCTTGGACCAAAGATAACAGATACAGTGAAAGGGAAATTAAGTATGGGAGCCAGAATTCTTCAGGTTGGTGGAGTAGAGAAAGTTTTCATGCAACTGTTTAGTGTGAGAGAAGGGGAGAAGCTGTTGAAAGCATCACAATGCTACTTATCAACCACATCTGGTCCTATAGCTGGTCTTCTCTTCATATCCACCCATAAAGTTGCTTTTTGCAGTGATAGATCCATCAAGATCTCTTCCCCAAATGGAGAAGATGTTAGAGTCCATTATAAG GTCTCaattccccttacaaagataaAGTCTGTCAACAAAAGTCAGAATGTGGAGAAGCCTTCACAAAAATACATAGAAATAGTTACTGTGGATGATTTCGATTTCTGGTTCATGGGTTTCTTTAATTATCAGAAAGCTTTACGATGTCTTCAGCAGGCTGTCCCTCAAGCTTAG
- the LOC114369403 gene encoding GEM-like protein 4 → MQTSLLQIVGTPVISATYDQLQKSVNRYLPGPATQCQYSTTTSKQMRLRTNISETVKRKISLGARILRVGGVEKVFKQFFSMEEGERLLKVSQCYLSTTSGPLAGFLFISTDKVAFCSERSMKVFTRKGHMLRIRYKVAIPLKKVKCVNQSANAQKPTQKYIEIVTEDNFDFWFMGVLKYQKTFKYLEQAVSQA, encoded by the exons ATGCAGACTTCACTTCTTCAAATTGTTGGAACTCCAGTAATCTCAGCAACATATGATCAGCTTCAAAAGTCAGTTAACAGATACTTACCTGGTCCTGCCACTCAATGTCAATATTCAACCACAACATCAAagcaaa TGAGGCTGAGGACAAATATATCTGAAACTGTTAAGAGAAAGATAAGTTTAGGGGCTCGCATTCTTCGAGTTGGTGGAGTGGAAAAAGTGTTCAAGCAGTTTTTTAGCATGGAAGAAGGGGAGAGGCTGTTGAAAGTTTCCCAATGTTATCTTTCCACCACATCTGGTCCTCTAGCAGGTTTCCTCTTCATCTCCACTGACAAGGTTGCCTTCTGCAGTGAGAGATCAATGAAAGTCTTTACTCGGAAAGGTCATATGTTGAGGATTCGTTACAAG GTTGCTATTCCACTAAAGAAGGTCAAGTGTGTTAACCAAAGTGCTAATGCTCAGAAGCCGACACAGAAATACATAGAGATTGTCACTGAGGACAACTTTGATTTCTGGTTTATGGGTGTCTTAAAATATCAGAAAACTTTCAAATATCTTGAGCAGGCAGTTTCTCAAGCATAG
- the LOC114369402 gene encoding GEM-like protein 4, protein MQTSLLHNLVVGTPVISATYDQLQKSVNRYLPGPATQCQYSTTTSKQMRLGTNISETVKRKLSLGARILRVGGVDKVFKQFFSVEEGERLLKVSQCYLSTTSGPLAGFLFISTDKVAFCSERSMKVFTRKGHMLRIRYKVVIPLKKIKCVNQSQNIQNPTQKYIEIVTEDNFDFWFMGVLKYQKTFKYLEQAVSQA, encoded by the exons ATGCAGACCTCACTTCTTCATAATCTAGTTGTTGGAACTCCAGTAATCTCAGCAACATATGATCAGCTTCAAAAGTCAGTTAACAGATACTTACCTGGTCCTGCCACTCAATGCCAATATTCAACCACAACATCAAAGCAaa TGAGACTGGGGACTAATATATCTGAGACTGTTAAGAGAAAGTTAAGTTTAGGGGCTCGCATTCTTCGAGTTGGTGGAGTGGATAAAGTGTTTAAGCAGTTTTTTAGTGTGGAAGAGGGAGAAAGGCTGTTGAAAGTTTCTCAGTGTTATCTGTCCACCACATCCGGTCCTCTAGCAGGTTTCCTCTTCATCTCCACTGACAAGGTTGCCTTCTGCAGTGAGAGATCAATGAAAGTCTTTACTCGGAAAGGCCATATGTTGAGGATCCGTTATAAG GTTGTCATTCCACTGAAAAAGATCAAGTGTGTGAACCAAAGTCAAAATATTCAGAACCCAACACAGAAGTACATAGAGATTGTCACGGAGGACAACTTCGATTTCTGGTTTATGGGTGTCTTAAAATATCAGAAAACTTTCAAATATCTTGAGCAGGCAGTTTCTCAAGCATAG